In Mus musculus strain C57BL/6J chromosome 9, GRCm38.p6 C57BL/6J, one genomic interval encodes:
- the Olfr229 gene encoding olfactory receptor 229, producing MGTGNHSMVTEFILAGFSTKPELHLPLFLLFLGIYLLTVLGNLGMIILILLSSHLHTPMYFFLSSLSFIDLCHSTVITPKMLVNFVTEKNIISYPECMTQLYCFLVFAIAECHMLAVMAYDRYVAICNPLLYNVVMSHHLCFWLTVGVYSLGIVGSSVHTGFMLKLNFCKINVINHYFCDLFPLLELSCSSIYINELLVLFLSALNILTPALTILMSYIFIIVSILRIRSTEGRSKAFSTCSSHISAVAIFYGSAAFMYLQPSSVSSMDQGKVSSVFYTTVVPMLNPLIYSLRNKDVKSAVKKILNR from the coding sequence ATGGGGACTGGAAACCATTCAATGGTAACTGAATTTATCTTGGCTGGATTCTCAACCAAACCAGAGCTGCAcctgcccctcttcctcctcttccttggaaTCTACCTTCTCACAGTACTGGGGAACCTGGGCATGATCATCCTGATTCTACTCAGCTCACACCTGCACACCCCTATGTACTTCTTTCTCAGCAGTCTGTCCTTCATTGACCTCTGCCATTCCACTGTCATTACCCCCAAAATGCTGGTAAACTTTGTCACAGAGAAGAACATAATCTCCTACCCTGAGTGCATGACTCAGCTCTACTGCTTCCTTGTTTTCGCAATTGCAGAGTGTCACATGTTGGCTGTGATGGCATATGACCGCTATGTTGCCATCTGTAACCCTTTACTTTACAATGTTGTCATGTCTCATCATCTCTGCTTCTGGCTCACCGTGGGAGTTTACAGTTTGGGTATTGTTGGATCATCAGTTCACACAGGCTTtatgttaaaattaaatttttgcaAGATTAATGTGATTAACCATTATTTTTGTGATCTTTTTCCTCTCTTGGAGCTATCATGCTCTAGTATATACATCAATGAACTCTTGGTTCTTTTCTTGAGTGCATTGAATATCCTGACACCTGCATTGACCATCCTTATGTCCTACATCTTCATCATTGTCAGCATCCTCCGTATTCGCTCCACTGAGGGCAGGTCCAAAGCCTTTAGCACCTGCAGTTCCCACATCTCTGCTGTTGCCATCTTCTATGGTTCTGCTGCATTTATGTACTTACAGCCATCATCAGTAAGTTCGATGGACCAAGGGAAAGTGTCCTCTGTGTTTTATACTACTGTTGTTCCCATGCTGAACCCATTGATCTACAGCCTGAGAAATAAGGATGTCAAATCTGCTGtaaagaaaattctaaacagaTGA